Proteins from a single region of Equus asinus isolate D_3611 breed Donkey chromosome 17, EquAss-T2T_v2, whole genome shotgun sequence:
- the LOC106833561 gene encoding golgin subfamily A member 6-like protein 22: MRERRGHRRRGVRGRRKARGQGAQGQAGVRGWPQLEPASRGTQLLREKLWVPWNGLIVIGKKMELLGRNTQKPRIWDQKLESESWRLEDVEKTVLKGKSGRSREGMDVKLLHSVANALQGSEGLGKDSPKEVWGKQQVRRQIGAESERAETTAEAGRGSGLKESLKFTGVGTSGEDLRARGYKPGQNEEERRLSGEKLRSSAEKLSGEKLRSSGQKLRASGEKLRSSAEKLSEEKPRLSAEKLRSSKEKLRSSREKLGSSREKLGTSGEDLRSTGDKLQSSAEKLGSSGEKLGTSGEELETSGEKLEGSRMESINEENVERMVEVTGGERLLEVTDAEMEIPFGRVEGSDEELEGTEKGVAGEEDVLSGANAITDESVSMEEKEVIDEEPSDGGR; the protein is encoded by the coding sequence ATGAGGGAGCGGCGGGGTCACCGGCGCAGGGGGGTAAGGGGGCGCCGCAAAGCCCGCGGCCAGGGCGCCCAAGGCCAGGCCGGGGTCCGCGGGTGGCCGCAACTGGAGCCGGCAAGCAGAGGGACACAGCTGCTGCGAGAAAAACTATGGGTGCCCTGGAACGGGCTCATTGTGATCGGGAAGAAAATGGAGCTCCTGGGTAGAAACACGCAAAAGCCTAGGATCTGGGACCAGAAGCTTGAGTCTGAGTCCTGGAGACTGGAAGATGTGGAAAAGACGGTGTTGAAAGGGAAGTCAGGCCGGAGTCGGGAAGGGATGGATGTGAAGCTGCTGCACAGTGTAGCAAATGCATTACAGGGTTCAGAAGGTTTGGGGAAAGACAGCCCAAAGGAGGTGTGGGGAAAGCAGCAAGTCAGACGCCAAATAGGGGCTGAATCAGAGAGGGCAGAGACTAcagcagaggctgggagggggtCTGGGTTGAAAGAGAGTTTGAAGTTTACTGGGGTAGGGACCAGTGGAGAGGACTTGAGAGCCAGAGGATATAAACCAGGGCAGAATGAGGAGGAGCGGAGGTTGAGTGGAGAGAAACTGAGGTCGAGTGCAGAGAAGCTGAGTGGAGAGAAACTGAGGTCAAGTGGACAAAAGCTGAGGGCAAGTGGAGAGAAGCTGAGGTCCAGTGCAGAGAAGCTGAGTGAAGAGAAACCGAGGTTGAGTGCAGAGAAGCTGAGGTCGAGTAAAGAGAAGCTGAGGTCAAGTAGAGAGAAGCTGGGGTCAAGTAGAGAGAAGCTGGGGACCAGTGGAGAGGATTTGAGATCCACTGGAGATAAACTGCAGTCAAGTGCAGAGAAACTGGGATCCAGTGGGGAGAAGCTGGGCACCAGTGGAGAGGAGCTGGAGACTAGTGGAGAGAAGTTGGAGGGTTCAAGAATGGAAAGCATAAATGAAGAGAATGTTGAAAGAATGGTAGAAGTTACTGGTGGTGAAAGATTGTTAGAAGTTACTGATGCTGAGATGGAAATTCCTTTTGGAAGAGTGGAAGGGAGTGATGAAGAGCTGGAAGGGACTGAGAAAGGGGTAGCAGGTGAGGAAGATGTCTTGAGTGGGGCGAATGCTATTACTGATGAATCTGTTTCTATGGAGGAGAAAGAGGTTATAGATGAAGAACCCAGTGATGGAGGCAGATGA